A genome region from Anastrepha obliqua isolate idAnaObli1 chromosome 4, idAnaObli1_1.0, whole genome shotgun sequence includes the following:
- the LOC129243984 gene encoding activity-regulated cytoskeleton associated protein 1-like, whose amino-acid sequence MAQNVVQMTTEQLQALIESVRLAAVAGASSAAPATIQTKGNFTNCSSRFGGQRDHEAVEEFITSIATYKEIESISDEDALKGLSLLFYGLASTWWQGVRKEAKTWGDAIALIRDHFSPTKPAYQIYLEIFENKQDDRAAIDTFICQKRALLAQLPEGRHDEETELDLVYGLLNIKYRKNILRQDIKTFRELLEKGRIIEHNDLESEEVQTGPMRGSKRTKRCTHCNFRGHTFEECRKRKTATDQ is encoded by the coding sequence atggcACAAAACGTCGTACAAATGACCACCGAACAACTTCAGGCACTAATAGAGTCGGTACGTTTGGCCGCCGTGGCAGGCGCCAGTAGTGCCGCTCCAGCTACCATCCAAACCAAGGGCAACTTCACCAACTGTAGCAGCCGGTTTGGAGGTCAGCGCGACCATGAGGCTGTCGAGGAGTTCATCACCTCCATTGCTACCTACAAAGAAATCGAGTCGATCAGCGACGAAGATGCGCTTAAGGGGCTATCTTTACTATTCTACGGTCTGGCGTCCACTTGGTGGCAAGGCGTGCGCAAAGAAGCGAAAACCTGGGGAGATGCCATTGCGTTGATTCGCGACCACTTCTCGCCCACCAAACCCGCCTACCAGATTTACTTGGAGATCTTTGAAAACAAACAAGACGACCGCGCTGCCATTGATACGTTCATCTGTCAGAAGCGCGCTTTACTTGCACAACTGCCAGAGGGACGTCACGACGAGGAAACCGAGTTGGATTTGGTCTATGGTCTGCTGAACATCAAGTATCGTAAGAATATTCTACGCCAAGATATTAAAACGTTCCGCGAATTACTTGAGAAGGGCCGTATTATCGAACACAATGACTTGGAATCAGAGGAAGTTCAAACTGGTCCAATGCGTGGTTCCAAACGTACCAAACGCTGTACCCATTGCAACTTCCGAGGTCACACATTCGAAGAGTGTCGAAAGCGCAAAACTGCGACTGATCAATAA